In a genomic window of Chrysemys picta bellii isolate R12L10 chromosome 1, ASM1138683v2, whole genome shotgun sequence:
- the LEP gene encoding leptin: MRCPSLPLCGLLWFWLPLFDSRPVKIDKVKADTKNLTRTIIARIQEHQLFPLNLKINGLDFIPGERPLESLDSMDETLQIFQRILPSLPMENVPVAQIFNDIENLRSLIQTLGSHLSCTFHKSSNLDALGNLTELLTTSPYTTAVVALDRLQKCLHSIVKHLDHVQSC; encoded by the exons ATGCGGTGTCCCAGCCTGCCGCTCTGTGGCCTGCTCTGGTTTTGGCTGCCTCTCTTCGACAGCCGGCCGGTGAAAATCGACAAGGTCAAGGCCGACACCAAAAACCTCACGCGAACCATCATAGCCCGGATCCAGGAGCACCAG CTCTTCCCTCTGAACTTGAAGATAAATGGACTTGACTTCATCCCCGGAGAGCGGCCCTTGGAGAGCTTAGACTCCATGGACGAGACCTTGCAGATATTCCAGAGGATTCTGCCCAGCCTGCCCATGGAAAACGTGCCAGTAGCACAAATCTTCAACGACATCGAGAACCTCCGGAGTCTGATCCAGACCTTGGGTTCTCACCTCAGTTGCACCTTCCACAAATCCTCTAACCTGGACGCTCTGGGGAATCTGACAGAGCTGCTGACTACCTCTCCTTATACCACTGCGGTGGTGGCGCTGGACCGGCTCCAGAAGTGTCTACACAGCATCGTCAAACATCTGGATCACGTTCAGAGCTGCTAG